One genomic window of Bos taurus isolate L1 Dominette 01449 registration number 42190680 breed Hereford chromosome Y, ARS-UCD2.0, whole genome shotgun sequence includes the following:
- the LOC132344533 gene encoding RNA-binding motif protein, X chromosome-like — translation MMEADRPGKLLIGGLSAETTEESLEAEFGKYGHIVEVLLIKDRNTNKSRGFAFITFESPADAKDAAKEMNGKFLDGKTIKVEQANKPSFESGGRQKLQPPARNRGHPRNLRWERGGSGGARGRMSHGGNFGDNGYSLNTSSSRGPYPVKKGPSSRCQGPSPKRSAPSVQGRSSSGMRGRGPVLRRENYRGGPRRQPVSSRRDNYVSPRDYGYATKDSYSGRDPSSRDTKNYAPPSRDYAYHDYGHSSSWDDHSSRGHSDHDGYGGSRDRDYSEHRSGGSYRDSYRSYGGSHGAVSGRGPPLSYGRGRHYDDYSSTRDRNGGGQKSYSCSRSDTYLSGRDRGGRQEQGFPSSKDRVYPAPHESYSSSGYEASRGGHGGNRSERVGRNRY, via the exons TTCTCTTGATAAAGGATCGGAACACAAACAAGTCGAGAGGCTTTGCTTTCATTACTTTTGAGAGCCCCGCAGATGCAAAGGATGCTGCCAAAGAAATGAATGGAAAG TTTTTGGATGGAAAAACAATTAAAGTAGAACAAGCCAATAAACCATCTTTTGAAAGTGGTGGTAGACAGAAACTGCAACCCCCTGCAAGAAACAGGGGCCATCCAAGAAATCTGAGATGGGAAAGAGGAGGATCTGGTGGAGCAAGAGGGCGTATGTCTCATGGAGGAAACTTTG GTGATAATGGATATAGTCTCAACACGAGCTCTTCAAGAGGACCCTATCCAGTTAAAAAAGGACCATCTTCAAGATGTCAAGGTCCTTCTCCTAAAAGATCTGCTCCTTCTGTTCAAGGGCGAAGCAGTAGTGGAATGAGAGGACGAG gtcCAGTATTGCGgagagaaaattacagaggagGTCCTCGTAGACAGCCAGTGTCTTCTCGGAGAGATAACTATGTGTCACCAAGAGATTATGGTTATGCTACTAAAGacag ttaCTCAGGCAGAGATCCAAGTTCGCGAGACACCAAGAATTATGCTCCACCATCTAGAGACTATGCATACCATGATTACGGCCATTCAAGTTCTTGGGATGATCATTCCTCTAGAGGACATAG TGATCATGATGGCTATGGTGGAAGCCGTGATAGAGATTATTCTGAACATCGAAGTGGAGGCTCTTACAGGGATTCATATAGGAGTTATG GGGGCTCCCACGGTGCTGTATCAGGAAGAGGTCCACCTCTGAGTTACGGCAGAGGTCGTCACTATGACGATTATAGCAGTACAAGAGATAGAAATGGAGGAGGGCAGAAAAGTTACTCATGCAGCCGAAGTGATACATACTTAAGTGGTCGTGACCGTGGTGGAAGACAAGAACAAGGATTTCCATCCTCCAAGGATAGGGTGTACCCTGCTCCTCATGAGTCATACAGTAGCTCAGGTTATGAGGCTTCCAGGGGAGGTCATGGGGGAAACCGATCTGAAAGAGTAGGCCGAAACAGATACTAA